TCATATCCAATTATATGTTTTATGGACGCTAGCACTCCTGATGAGAGAATGAAACTTTTTTCCAAATTGAAAGTAGTGGAGTTTCCATTCCATTCCATGAACGAATTAAAGAAGAGGTAATATTTTATAGTAATAACATTTGGTTTACAGATTGTATGTGAAAGAGTGCTTAAAGCTTAGTGACATGAGACTTTTTGGTGGTTGTTTATTATAAGTGAAAAACGGGTATTGGGGTAATCTATCGTTTGACGTTTTGGCAGACCACAAATCTCAGCAAACTTTTGTGGGAACAACTGTGAGTAGGCAGTGCCAACTTGTCGTTTTTTTTACTTTGATGGAACACCAGAGCACTCACTGATCACTGTTGTTCCATTTTATTACTACTACTTGCTGCGTGCTCCGttgtttcttctcttctcttctccactTTCTACTTTCCACTTCCTTCCCACCCAAAAtatcttcttctttctccctgGAGATACCACCATCATGATGAACCCATGCTtctgctccttcttcttctcctactaCTACTTCTTCTCATTGACTCCTTCCCTTGCCCTTGCACCACTCACCGCCATCTCCGCAACTCAATCTCTCTCCGGTGACCAGACCCTTCTCTCCAAAGGTGGAATCTTCGAACTAGGTTTCTTCAAGCCAGGTAACTCCTCTAACTACTACATAGGCATGTGGTACAAGAAGCTCTCTCTACAAACAATTGTTTGGGTTGCCAATAGAGACCACCCTGTATCTGATAAGAGCACTGCCAACTTCACTATTTCAAAGGGTAACTTAGTACTCTTTGATGAGTCTCAAACTCAAGTTTGGTCAACCAACATAACTACCTCTCCTGCTTCACCTTCTGCACTAGTAGTATCTATTCTTCTCGATAATGGGAACCTCATACTTAGTAATAAGCCTAATGCATCATCATCAGAAGAAGCCATTTGGCAGAGTTTTGATCACCCAACAGATACATGGCTTCCCGGAGGGAAAATCAAACTTGATAACAAAACAAAGAAGCCTCAGTATCTAACTTCATGGAAGAACAATGAAGATCCTGCAACTGGTCTCTTCTCTTTGGAATTGGACCCTAAAGGGAGCACTTCATACCTTATTCTTTGGAACAAGACTGAACAGTATTGGACGAGTGGCCCTTGGAATGGTCATATCTTCAGCTTGGTCCCTGAGATGAGGTTGAATTACATCTACAATTTCAGCTTCATTTCGAACGAAAACGAGAGCTATTTCACCTATACAGTCTATAATTCTTCCATTATATCGCGCTTCGTGATGGATGTTTCGGGCCAGATCAAGCAACTGTCATGGCTGGATAGCATTCAGCAATGGAATTTGTTTTGGTCTCAGCCGAGAACGCAGTGTCAAGTTTATGCTTTCTGTGGTGCCTTCGGGAGCTGCACCGAGAACTCAATGCCATACTGCAATTGCTTGCAAGGTTTTGAGCCAAAATCAAAGTCTGATTGGGATCTTCAGGATCAATCAGGAGGGTGTGTCAGGAAAACAAATTTGCAATGTGAGAGTTCAAAATCATCTAATGGTGAAAAGGACAGGTTTCTACCAATCCTAAACATGGCATCACCGAAACATTCAGAAGAAGTAGGGGCAGGAACTAAAGAGGAATGTGAATCAACATGCTTGAACAATTGTTCCTGCACTGCTTATGCATATGGAAGTAGCCAATGTTCAATTTGGAATGGAGATCTCTTGAATCTGCAGCAGCTATCTTCAGATGATAGCAGTGGACAAATCTTGTACCTCAAGCTTGCAGCTTCTGAGTTTCATGATGCTAAGAGCAACAAGGTGCCACTTATTGGTGGCATTGTGGGAGGTGTTGTTGCCATAGGGATTCTCCTCGGCCTTGTTCTGTTCTTGGTGATTCGGCGAAGGAAGAGAATGGTTGGGAAGGGAAAGCTAGTGGAGGGTTCACTGGTGGCATTTGGGTACAGAGACCTACAAAACGCAACCAAGAATTTCTCAGAGAAATTGGGAGGAGGGGGTTTCGGTTCTGTGTTCAAAGGCTATTTGGGTGATTCAAGTGTTGTGGCAGTGAAGAAGCTTGAGAGCATTAGCCAAGGAGAGAAGCAGTTTAGAACAGAAGTTAGTACTATTGGGACAGTTCAACATGTTAATCTTGTTCGGTTAAGAGGTTTCTGCTCCGAAGGCTCCAAAAAGTTATTGGTTTATGATTACATGCCAAATGGCTCCTTAGAATTCCATCTCTTTCAGAACAAGAACTCCAAGATCATGGACTGGAAAATGAGGTACCAAATCGCGCTTGGCACCGCCAGGGGATTGACTTATCTTCATGATAGTTGTAGAGACTGCATCATACACTGTGACGTCAAGCCTGAGAACATCCTTCTAGAtgctcaattttgtcccaaagtCGCAGATTTCGGCCTTGCAAAGCTTGTTGGAAGAGAATTCAGCAGGGTCCTTACAACAATGAGAGGAACAAGAGGCTACCTTGCCCCTGAATGGATCTCTGGGGTGGCTATAACCCCCAAAGCAGATGTCTACAGCTACGGAATGATGCTTTTCGAGTTTGTATCCGGCAAGAGGAACTCTGAGCCTTGTGATGATGGCAAAGTGAAGTTCTTCCCTACATGGGCTGCTACTCTTGTAACTGAAGGCAGCAATGTCCTTAGCCTCTTGGACCCTAGGTTGGAGGCGAATGCGGATGTTGAAGAGGTCACTAGAATAATCAAAGTAGCTTCTTGGTGTGTCCAAGATGATGAATCTCATAGGCCAACCATGGCTCAGGTTGTTCAGATACTTGAAGGGATCTTGGATGTCGCTTCGCCTCCCATTCCAAGAACCCTTCAAGTGTTTCTGGACAACCAGGAGGACATAGTTTTCTTCACCGATTCCAACTCTTCCAACCAGAGCTCACAGGTGAAGAGCACCACCACTGTCTCAACAACATCATCTCAACCCAAAAGTAACATCTCTTCAGCAAGCTCCAAGTCCTTAGGAGGAAATTAATTAGTGGAAAATTAATTGTAATAATGTAATGTTTGTGTCTTAGTAATATAATGTTCTCTATCCATGATTAATAGCAGCTTGTATATTTCATTCAATAGACATAGCCCTTTACATTACAAGTTGCATTAGCTGATACTACTTGAAAATATGTTTCAGTTCAACAATAATTGAAGATGACTTTGTAGAAGTTCATGCATATACTCTTACATGGAATCCATCGAAGAAAATGAACGATGTTTGGGCATGGTTCCCTGAAGAACACGCATGCATTCGAAAGAGAAGTATATTGGATAAGGTCAATTTAACGTGTTGAGTTGTCACAAGTCACAATATACACCATCTTCTTTAATTAATAAGCCTACAACAAAAGATGACGCCAAACTGCAAAAGGAAAAATCTGATATTTCATTTGGTAATCACCAAAAAAATGTATGCATCACTTTTGATGTCACTGATGCCTGCACTATATATGGATAGACAATTtcagttttgtttttcttttgttattaccAAAAGCAACATAGTACAACAGGGTaagaactttttcttttcttttcaaaaaagaaaaattagaagcaCTATTTCTTTGGAAGTTTCTTTTCGCCCACAAACCTTCTATTTCAGATCTTTGGCGTGTTGCTGCAATGCATTGCGTCACAGTATGGATTATATATGCTGGTAAATAAATATCAAACAAGCAGCAACTTTCAATATGaatgtaaaattcaaaataatacgGCATATAGTTGATTCTTTCTCTAACGAGGATACGTTAGGCCTAGCCCAATTTAGTAAAATAGAGTTGGTAATTAGTTGAGCATATTATTCGACTAAAAAGACTAGACACATGACCTAAAAATTTAGAATGTATTTTACAAAGATACAAGTCATAAGTATTTTTGTAAGTGTTTATTAAGTTTAGAGACACGCCCTGATTTTAGTGAGTTGATCTtagtaaattcatttttttatataaacaaaaagtgAAATGATGAAACtggtattattatttttttttatgagtaaTGCCAGAGAATCAAcattataataactaattttagctaGTATTATACCATATTATCAAATAAACctaatataaattttactaaaaatgagtttttgttaaatttggattttagataatttttaaaagaattttaaattttttttcgtaTTTTAAATTTTGACTTTAATATTGGGTGTATATATTGGTTCTTaaaactttctttctttttttatttgattaatgattaattataGCATTAATATATGATTTGGATGAGTTTGTATTACCTTAGTTTTATCATATTTTCTCCTCTCCTTTTGATTTGAACATAGTATGTATCAAAGCCAACTTTAGGGACGGGACCAACATTTTTATGAAAACttgttatgtattatatatatatatatatagagtttaCGTTCAAGAGAGGGAAGAGACAGTGTCCAAAAAAAAACAGAAGGGGAAAAATGTTCAATCATGTATAACATCAAATACATCAAGATCAACAtcaacagtatcacagatttcaGGTCCTAGAATGGCAAAGTTCCTTCTTTGCAATACACTTACCCACACGTAAGGAAAACCAACATCTTCATGTGCAAGGAACTATGCAAGAGTACGAATTCAACCATGCATAAAGGACAAAGAAAATGCTCTATTATTAGGCATGAAAAAATAGAAACATTATTAATGTATTCATATTACTTCATTCTATCATCTTCAACGTTTGAAAGAAGTGGATGGTTTCATGATATGATATTAATTAGAACTTTATGTTTGAGAAGACCtatataaaaatcaaacaaactcaaAAGATACTCTTATTTGAGAAAGTATATTgagatataactatttatttatgttactttttTACACAACTTAAATTTTTAGGAGAAGTAACAttatgacaaataattttttaaaatattaatacgaTACAACATAAATAAGAATTACAGTTTCAATAATCTTCTCATTAGttgttatttgttatttatttttatatctgtTATGTCAAAACTAGAgattgaatcttcttattatgCACTACCCGTGAATATTGCGTTGAACTTGTGAGAAAAAGGGATGTATTAGTGTTAAATTTTGTGACTGTTTATATATCTCCCGTGATCGTATAGTTTGCCGTGCTGCATTGAAAGGGAATTGACTCAAACCGTTTTAactgaaaagttaaaaaaaaaaggaaaagggggggggggggggggggattaaGTGATTTAGAATTTAATGCTTGCTGATTACCTTTTTGCAGTCTATATTCatgtattttaatttctttatttttttttcttcgtttGTTTTTATGAAAATCTTCGGTAATCCACGCTCTTATGGCATAGCCATCAAGTTACTAGGATCAGGAAAATAAAATTCAATCACACAAAAATTCAAATACAGATATTAGAGTTCTACTATCACTATATATCATCATTTTTATTCCATTTTCCTACACTATCATATGATATCTAATAGTCCTAGCTATGGCATGAGCCATTATTCCATTGCAATGTCTAGGAATGACAAGTGAGTAGTGACTAGTGAGGTTACACTTTTTGTTTATTATCCATTGTTATCACTTTTTAAGGCCTTTTTtgtacatttatatatatatatatatatatatatattaattcaaGGACTATGCTAGGAGTACACAAAAATTAATCACCaaattagtgactgattttaatagctaattttagtgtacgtATTTTTGTTAATTCAATAATGTATATATACAAAAACTAATTCTAAAAACTAAACAGATAtggtaataaataaaaataaaagctaaaacTAACAAGTACATTTTATAACTTGCATTAATTAGATATGTATATATGGGGGCAaagagaaaggtagaagaaggatCGGAGCAGGGGAAATAAATATGAACAGGAGTGTGAGCTACTTCCGAAAAGTGAAAAGAGACATATTAAGGCAAGAAACTTGTGTTTCTTTGTATTGTGCCCCCTTGTGCCTAAAGTAACCTTTATTATTTTATAGGAAGCACGGTGAAGAAATCTCAACAAGCACGAAAAAGAGAACCCTAAGGCCTAAACCATAATTTTAGTGGTCCTTCTTCTAAAGCATGTTATCAAAAGAGAGATAAAGTATAGCCATATTGATGTCAAAACTATGCCTTTGAACTTGCCCCATATGATCGTAATTGATAAGCTTATGAGAAACAACAACACCCCAATAATGCACCGGAACGTTTTGTAACTCTCCAATAATTGATGATCTCTGTTGTTGGGATTAACGTGCTTGGATGTGTCCTTTGATTTTGATACAGGGGAGTACAATTCAAGAGCCTTCTTCGTTTTGGTGTCCATAGAGCTACTTGGTGATGAACTTGATGATGAGTAAACCGGAAAGCATCCCTTTGATGATCCAAAATGATTTTTGTGTTGAGCCCTTTTGTTCTGCTAGGATATATAACAATTATTCAAGATAAActgcatttttttttttattgttaagaaTAGTAGGAATGAAAATTATCTAAGGAGCTTAGACTAACCAATAGTGTTTCAAAGAGCAGCACAGCTTTAATCACCTTAGCAAGCTTTCGTTTTGGAGGGTTTGACTGAGTAACATTAATCCAATCCTCTTCATGCTTCTCTGAAACGGCGGGGATACACGAAAAACGACGACTAGACGAGCGATCGACGACGGTGGTTTTAGGCTCTAGCATGGAATCAATGTCCACAACGGGGCGGATACAGGTAAAGAACTTGTTCTGTGAGCCTTTCTTCTTCATGTTTATTTATTGTTGTGCAAGACAAGCTTAGAAGCTAAGAGAGTATAATGGAGATGACAAGGGTTACATACAAGAGTTAGAAATggagttatatataattaaaagggGGAGGAATTGAAGGacgaaaagaaagaggaagaggtaCGGTTTTGTATTTAATGTGAGGCATTTTGTGGAGATGAAAACTGTGAGAAGGCCTGCAAATTATGTCTCATTTGGTGAAGTGAACAAAGTACAAACACTTGAGACTAAGAACGTAACTCTTATAAGGTTGGCAATTGGCATGCATGTGTGACTTTAatgaaatatataaatatagaaataTGCAGACATATTTAATTTGATAGCACtgagataaagataaaaaaaaaataagaagaagaggaTGATGATATTATATGTCTATTTATCTTATGATATCTGTGTATCAAAGTCTACTAATTAGTTTCAAACTTTGTGAGTGtgggttaaaacttaaaagtgtaGTGGGGGCAaagggaaaaagagaaaaaaaaggcaaATGCAACTTTGAGGCCACCCGTGATGGATAAATACACCATTTTAAAAGATTAAGTGCAAAGTCTACTAcccaaaataaaaagttaagtgTAAATAATAAAAGATGAACCTATCTAACTCTGAGAGGGGAGGTACCTACTGAAGTTAATGCAAGGTGTGCATAAAGGTATATATGGATAAGAGATTTATTTTCCGTAAtactagaaaaacaaaaaaaaaactaatttaaatcgATTTATGGTAagatacattaaaaaaataaaaaataataagttttagTAGTTTTTTGGTTAATAATTTGttgttactaaatatttttatttttaaataattttattaacaaaatatatCCCTCTAAATAGAAATTGACAAATTGAAATAACggcttttttattgaaataaataaagaaaattcatTATTTTCCTAAATATGCACCCATGAAAATTATTATCTAAATGCATAGCATCATTTTTCGGCCACCACCCACGAAATGAGTTTAGCCTCCAACTTAAGCAAGGCGCCCACGAATTGGACCAGGGTGCCATTATGCGACAAGCGCCCAAGAAATTGGGATTTAAGGTAGGGCACCCACGAATTGGGCCATTTCCTAGGAGGTACAAACGAAATGGCACCTGAGACATATAACTGGGATGTCAAACGCGAGTTGGCCCAAATTCAGTTGCACCCCACACGAATTGGTGCAACTCAGGTGCACCTCCTATGAAATAGAGCATGGATTTCGCTATATAAAGGGCTGTGGCAGCTAGTTTAAAACCACATTTGGAAATCATTGTTGTGTCTCCGAGTAATTCATCCCCAACCACTCTCTTCCATCTCCAACAACTCTCTTCTATCTCCATCTCTTCACCTTCTTTATAAAATACTTAAGTTGGTACGTTGTTGTGCCTATAACTTCTGAAAATGTCTATGTTATTATATATCCTAATGGAGAAATTTTTCATACATCTGAAGGTATTACATTTATTTGTGACGATCCACTGTGAAAAATGACCATGCCCCAAACATCATTGCAAGAGCTGAAAAATGTGATCCTCATTAATACTGGTATGGTCAGAAAGAAGGAAATCACGAAGTTGACTTACAGAATTCCAGTTGCAGTCGCCAACTCATTTGCGTATCAGAAAATGCATATTAAATCTGACCAACAAGTGTCGATGATGTTTTCTTACCATCAGAGCATTGGAAGTATCTACTCATTGGAAATATGTGTGAATCTCCAAGATGTTGGAGGAAGCTCCTCTAGTTCCTATAATGTGGAGCAAGCTCGAAATTTCAGTGCGGCAGATTTGATGCCAGGTCAAGAGATTTTAAGAGCTTGTAGTCCAACCTTCAACGCCTTTATGACACCTGGTCAAACTGTAGCAAATCGTCGTTCACGTCCCTCCCCTTCTAACCGTGTTCCATCCACAGAAGGTATTGTTGACAGGTTGGCAGAAACTTCTGATGAAGATGAGATCGAAGATGATAGTGGTGAAGAAGCCGAAGTAGTTCCCAAAAGCCAACCTGTTTACCACGAGAGGGATGTTCCGAATCGTGTTAAATCAGTTGTTGTGGGAGGGGGTGGTGGTGGATCTAGTGGTACCCCAGGCCACTACTTGTCTTTAAATCTTGGTGCCATGATGTCGACCACCGCCGAAGACACACCGAGAAACTATGATTTGTCTGGTGAGATGAAGTTGGAGGTTGGTTTGAAATTTCTTAATAGAGAAACTGCGATGCTTGTTGTAAAGAACTACAACATTCGAAGAAGTGCAGAGTATAAGGTGGTAGAGTCAGATCAAGCTAGGTATGCCTGTCGATGCAAGCAGTTTGGAGACCAATGTTGTTGGATGGTACGAGTTGCAAAGACAAAGGCCTCCATATTTTGGATAATTCGAAAATACAAAGGGCCCCACACTTGTTTGGCAAGCTCCATGTCTCAAGATCATGTTCAGCTTGATAGCAATGTCATCTGTCAGCATGTATTCCCCATGGTTTATGCAGATGCTACTATTTGCATTAAGGTGTTGCAAGGATCAGTCAAGGCAGCCTATGGGTACAAGGTTTCGTACAAGAAGGTTTGGCACGTAAAGCAGAAGGCAATTGCCAAAATTTATGGTGATTAGGAGGAGTCATACGACCAGCTTCAGAGATATTTCAATGCATTGCAAGCTTTTGTTCCAGGTATTTTTGTCAATTGAAAGTTACGGTAATTTATAAGTTGGAGTCGTTATGGTGTGGTTCTAATTAAGTGTAGTCGTATCAGGCACAATTGTTGATATCCAAACACAACCGAACTACATCGGCAACATGTTGGACCGTCACAGTGTCATGTTTCATCAGGTTTTTTAGTCATTTCCGTCCTGTGTTAAAGCCTTCAAGCACTGTAAACCACTGATCTTCGTAGACGGAACGCACTTGTATGGTAAGTACAGAGGGACCCTGTTGATGGGCATAGCGCAGGACAGAAGTAACAACATTCTGCCCGTTGTTTGCGATTGTCGAAAGGGAGAACACGGAGTCCTGGTTCTTTTTCCTTTCGAACCTCAGGAGACATGTAGCAACTCAACCAGGGATACTGCTTATCTCTGATCGGCATACAATAATAAAGGCTGCTTTATAGCGGGCTAGGTGTGGATGGAAACACAATGTGTACTGTGTGAGACATATTGCCTCTAACTTTGTAACCAGTTTCAAGAGCAAGGAAGCAAAAAGGCACCTAGTCAACGCGGCGTATTCCAAGACACAAGAGCAGGCACAATACTACCTTGAGTTAATTAGCAATGAGGATCCAGTCTCTTCTCTGCAAATGATGACTTGGATCCGAGGGTTGGAGCCTCCGAAGTGGCTGCAGCATCGTGACGAGGGCCGACGATACGGTCATATGACAACCAACCTGTCGGAGTGTATCAATTCTGTTCTCAAGGGTACCCATAACTTTCTAGTTTGTTCTATTGTGAAGTCTACTTACCATCGTCTTAATGCATTATTCGTCAAGAAAGGTTGCGAGCGAGGAACAAGCACAGATCGCATGCGGTCAAGTTTTTTCGCAGTTCCTGCAGAAAGCTATACTAGCTAATAGAGAAGGTATTTCCCAGATGTTTGTGATATCATACGACAGACAAACGTCTATCTTCACAGTTGATGAGATAGCGGCCGTCGGGGTCCAGTCGCGTTTCAGGGTTTATCTAGAACAAGGCAGATGTGACTATGGATACTTCCAAGCATTGCACTGTCTATGTGCTCATGTGTTGGCCGCTTGTGCACACGCAAGGATTGATTGGCCGCCTTATGTCGCGCCAGTCTATCGTGTTGAGACCGTGTTTCGGGTTTACCAGATGGAATTTCCTCCAATGCCGAACAAGGAGTTATGGCCTCCTTATGAAGGTCAACGGGTCTTCCCTAATCCCCATCTTTGAAGAACAATGGAAGGACGTCCGGTGTCTACAAGGATCAGGAATGAGATGGACGACGTAGAGTCAGGACCTGGAAAGCGATGCGGACTTTGTAGGCAACCGGGTCATACAAGACGAAACTGTCCGCATACATCTTCCACTTAGAAGATGCATGTTCTCTAGGGTTGTATTTCCTTTAAGTCGATTTGCATTTTACATTGTAAGGAAACATGTGTCTTGTTGGTTGTTACCTTCGTAACGCGCAGTACCACCTATAGTAATCTTGGCTGGGACGCAAGCTCTCTGTGCGATCAATCTGTAGACGATATGACTCGGTACGACAGTTCGCCCATACCTCAAACCAAGTTGACAGGCGTATGGGCCACCAACCATCGTTGTTTCGGGCCGACTGTCGATGGAATGTATCAATATTCAAGGGAGGATTCGGCAGTCCTTGTTTGCCCCCAATTTACCGCAACGCTCTATCGATGTTTAGAATCTCAATCTACCGGAATAATATCAGTGGTACAACCGAGGTGTGGAAGTCTCCATGTGGAGCACCAAGAAATTCAG
This region of Arachis hypogaea cultivar Tifrunner chromosome 8, arahy.Tifrunner.gnm2.J5K5, whole genome shotgun sequence genomic DNA includes:
- the LOC112707051 gene encoding G-type lectin S-receptor-like serine/threonine-protein kinase At2g19130; this encodes MMNPCFCSFFFSYYYFFSLTPSLALAPLTAISATQSLSGDQTLLSKGGIFELGFFKPGNSSNYYIGMWYKKLSLQTIVWVANRDHPVSDKSTANFTISKGNLVLFDESQTQVWSTNITTSPASPSALVVSILLDNGNLILSNKPNASSSEEAIWQSFDHPTDTWLPGGKIKLDNKTKKPQYLTSWKNNEDPATGLFSLELDPKGSTSYLILWNKTEQYWTSGPWNGHIFSLVPEMRLNYIYNFSFISNENESYFTYTVYNSSIISRFVMDVSGQIKQLSWLDSIQQWNLFWSQPRTQCQVYAFCGAFGSCTENSMPYCNCLQGFEPKSKSDWDLQDQSGGCVRKTNLQCESSKSSNGEKDRFLPILNMASPKHSEEVGAGTKEECESTCLNNCSCTAYAYGSSQCSIWNGDLLNLQQLSSDDSSGQILYLKLAASEFHDAKSNKVPLIGGIVGGVVAIGILLGLVLFLVIRRRKRMVGKGKLVEGSLVAFGYRDLQNATKNFSEKLGGGGFGSVFKGYLGDSSVVAVKKLESISQGEKQFRTEVSTIGTVQHVNLVRLRGFCSEGSKKLLVYDYMPNGSLEFHLFQNKNSKIMDWKMRYQIALGTARGLTYLHDSCRDCIIHCDVKPENILLDAQFCPKVADFGLAKLVGREFSRVLTTMRGTRGYLAPEWISGVAITPKADVYSYGMMLFEFVSGKRNSEPCDDGKVKFFPTWAATLVTEGSNVLSLLDPRLEANADVEEVTRIIKVASWCVQDDESHRPTMAQVVQILEGILDVASPPIPRTLQVFLDNQEDIVFFTDSNSSNQSSQVKSTTTVSTTSSQPKSNISSASSKSLGGN